A stretch of Paenibacillus mucilaginosus 3016 DNA encodes these proteins:
- a CDS encoding LamG-like jellyroll fold domain-containing protein, protein MTTKWIRRMGLGMAALTLLAPGTVLGQDAAGVSVQNSNKPGQDVQGTPPVFQNVSVHDPSVVKDGDTFYVFGSHIEAAKSKDLLNWTRFTNGYATPNNVIFGDLSKNLAGSFAWAGENDSDSKGGFSVWAPDVFWNPNYVNSDGTKGAYMMYYCTSSTWKRSAIGYAVSQTIEGPYTYVDTIMYSGFTGNDAYDNNSQINTKYTNTNIQTLIDKGTLSGPNEKWFKTSGEYNTNEEGGFPNAIDPALFHDKDGKLWMSYGSWSGGIFLLEIDKETGRAIYPGQDGKTAAGNPIDRYFGIKIAGGFGKSGEGPYIVYNKNNGYYYLYVTYGWLGADGGYNMRQFRSKSPEGPYVDADGQNAVLPGDVDHSPIGNKLVSNFLFERKVGDPGTGIGFGYVSPGHNSVYFDAETGQQFLVFHSRFPQTGEAHELRVHPMYMNKDGWPVVAPYRYTGEKLEKLNRQDLIGEYKFINHGQTYSGSITKSSFIKLNKNNTISGDVKGTWNKTGHNEAVLTIDGETYNGVFVRQWDPTSERYVNTFTALSSNGVSVWGSQLQDKSDAQVVEDVYNDLQLGDTSKVIANLSLPAEGTRHAQISWTTSDPAVITETGVVNRPEDGSAPLKATLTAVITKGGVSKTKTFDITVLPYQDADLKAHYSFEDGLKDAAGGFAAGTVTGSRIDNTNGSITFAEGKVGEAAVFNGASGVRLPSGLIKGSQYSVSLWLKPEQLTPFTTTFFGAKDTNNWVSLVPSGPAANNTMVWSGSGTWYDAPAGLTIPVGEWTHVAFSVDNGTIIVYVNGEAKFTGSNFPNIFTTTDASFSLGVNWWDTPFKGLMDDVRVYQGALSPTQLADLAQGK, encoded by the coding sequence ATGACGACAAAATGGATTCGGCGCATGGGCCTTGGAATGGCAGCGCTGACACTGCTGGCACCCGGTACGGTGCTCGGCCAGGATGCGGCGGGAGTTTCCGTCCAGAACAGCAACAAGCCAGGCCAGGATGTACAGGGGACACCGCCGGTGTTCCAGAATGTTTCGGTACACGATCCGTCCGTGGTGAAGGATGGGGATACGTTCTATGTCTTCGGCTCCCACATTGAGGCGGCCAAGTCCAAGGATCTGCTGAACTGGACCCGCTTTACGAACGGCTATGCGACTCCGAACAATGTGATTTTCGGGGACCTGTCCAAGAATCTGGCCGGTTCGTTCGCCTGGGCCGGCGAGAATGATTCCGACAGCAAGGGCGGCTTCTCCGTATGGGCACCCGATGTGTTCTGGAATCCGAACTATGTGAACAGCGACGGCACCAAGGGTGCGTATATGATGTACTACTGCACCTCCTCGACCTGGAAGCGCTCCGCGATCGGGTATGCGGTATCCCAGACCATTGAAGGCCCCTACACTTATGTGGATACCATTATGTATTCCGGGTTTACCGGCAATGATGCCTATGATAATAACAGCCAGATCAACACCAAGTACACGAACACCAACATCCAGACGCTGATTGACAAAGGAACCTTGAGCGGTCCGAACGAGAAATGGTTCAAGACCAGCGGTGAATACAACACCAACGAAGAGGGCGGCTTCCCGAATGCAATCGATCCGGCGCTGTTCCACGATAAGGACGGCAAGCTGTGGATGTCCTACGGCTCCTGGTCCGGCGGGATATTCCTGCTGGAGATCGACAAGGAGACGGGCAGAGCGATCTACCCGGGCCAAGACGGCAAGACGGCCGCCGGCAACCCGATTGACCGTTACTTCGGGATCAAGATTGCTGGCGGCTTCGGCAAATCCGGTGAAGGCCCTTATATCGTCTACAACAAGAATAACGGCTACTATTACTTGTATGTGACCTACGGATGGCTTGGCGCGGACGGCGGCTACAACATGCGCCAGTTCCGATCCAAGAGCCCTGAGGGTCCCTATGTCGATGCCGACGGCCAGAACGCCGTGCTGCCGGGCGATGTCGACCATTCCCCGATCGGCAACAAGCTCGTTAGCAACTTCCTGTTCGAGCGTAAAGTCGGCGATCCGGGTACGGGCATCGGCTTCGGTTACGTATCGCCGGGCCACAATTCGGTTTACTTCGATGCGGAGACAGGACAGCAGTTCCTTGTGTTCCACTCCCGCTTCCCGCAGACCGGAGAAGCGCATGAGCTTCGCGTCCACCCGATGTACATGAACAAGGACGGCTGGCCGGTGGTGGCGCCTTACCGCTACACCGGCGAGAAGCTGGAGAAGCTGAACCGCCAGGATCTCATCGGGGAGTACAAGTTCATCAACCATGGACAAACCTACTCCGGCAGCATCACCAAGTCCTCCTTCATCAAGCTGAACAAGAACAACACGATCTCGGGCGACGTGAAGGGCACATGGAACAAAACGGGCCATAACGAGGCTGTATTGACCATCGACGGCGAAACGTACAACGGCGTATTCGTACGGCAGTGGGATCCGACTTCCGAGCGGTATGTGAATACCTTTACCGCATTGTCTTCGAACGGCGTATCGGTCTGGGGCAGCCAGCTGCAGGACAAGTCGGACGCACAAGTGGTAGAGGATGTGTACAACGATCTCCAGCTTGGCGACACGAGCAAGGTGATTGCCAACCTGTCTCTGCCTGCGGAAGGCACCCGTCATGCGCAGATCAGCTGGACGACTTCCGATCCGGCCGTGATTACGGAGACGGGTGTTGTGAACCGTCCGGAGGATGGCTCGGCTCCGCTGAAGGCCACCCTGACGGCAGTGATCACCAAGGGCGGTGTATCGAAGACGAAGACGTTTGACATTACCGTACTGCCTTACCAGGATGCCGACCTCAAGGCCCACTACTCCTTCGAGGACGGTCTGAAAGATGCGGCAGGCGGATTCGCAGCGGGCACGGTTACAGGCAGCCGCATCGATAACACGAACGGCAGCATTACGTTTGCGGAAGGCAAAGTCGGCGAGGCGGCGGTGTTCAACGGCGCTTCGGGCGTACGCCTGCCGAGCGGCCTGATCAAGGGAAGCCAGTACTCCGTATCGCTGTGGCTCAAGCCGGAGCAGCTGACGCCGTTCACGACAACGTTCTTCGGCGCCAAAGATACGAACAACTGGGTCAGTCTCGTGCCAAGCGGTCCGGCAGCCAACAACACGATGGTCTGGTCCGGCAGCGGAACGTGGTACGACGCGCCGGCCGGCCTCACGATTCCGGTAGGCGAGTGGACGCATGTGGCGTTCTCCGTGGATAACGGGACGATCATCGTCTACGTGAATGGAGAAGCGAAGTTCACGGGTTCGAACTTCCCGAATATCTTCACGACGACGGATGCCAGCTTCAGCCTCGGCGTCAACTGGTGGGATACGCCGTTCAAGGGTCTGATGGACGATGTGCGCGTGTACCAAGGCGCGCTGTCTCCGACGCAGCTGGCCGATCTGGCACAGGGGAAGTAA
- a CDS encoding RsfA family transcriptional regulator produces MNERKDCWKPQEDSLLAEVILEHIRSGSTQLAAFEEVGERLARTAAACGFRWNAVVRHSYLAAIKQAKLDRKAMKQAKHPRPIRLARTQPGGWSLERADTVIEQIRAYLIRSDELVRQLKEMEDELDAKNRRIHELEEQLMLAGTGGPADSTLTEDFKKMLKLLERARLSGLLTDNFEQSQIS; encoded by the coding sequence ATGAATGAACGCAAGGATTGTTGGAAGCCTCAAGAGGACAGCCTCCTCGCCGAGGTGATCCTGGAGCATATCCGCAGCGGAAGTACGCAGCTCGCCGCCTTCGAAGAGGTTGGGGAGCGATTGGCACGCACGGCCGCAGCCTGCGGGTTCCGCTGGAACGCCGTGGTCCGCCACAGCTACCTGGCCGCGATCAAGCAGGCGAAGCTGGACCGCAAAGCCATGAAGCAGGCGAAGCATCCGCGGCCGATCCGGCTCGCAAGGACCCAGCCGGGCGGCTGGAGCCTGGAGCGCGCCGACACGGTCATCGAACAGATCCGTGCCTATCTCATCCGCAGTGATGAGCTGGTCAGACAGCTGAAGGAGATGGAAGATGAGCTCGACGCCAAGAACCGGCGGATACACGAGCTGGAAGAGCAGCTGATGCTCGCTGGAACCGGAGGCCCGGCGGATTCCACATTGACCGAGGACTTCAAGAAAATGCTGAAGCTGCTGGAGAGAGCGAGACTCTCCGGGCTGCTCACGGACAATTTTGAGCAGTCCCAGATTTCGTGA
- a CDS encoding PHB depolymerase family esterase — MTEVDRMPDLNRFTGEPMRLTKAYAIGPVRSGPAILGRVNPEAPDWWSGRLEEERPDALELTGPGGRMAAPCRRLDRIDPRSRELDLTGYRLEEGESLFLAARLQCDRDRKLLFRCFEIKGRIWIGGELVYCDSGPFLIPLCEGEHGILIEFTELRADRSLRISDPEEEAARQPHPLYEEFLNRNVRRRAVLVHEFKSLAQGPEHTVFLLAADRTEVDDGQPAALNVRNDHGRVIASLELPFHRVISVDLEGLRSLTRSLLCFEIRYADIQGNGHSLSAPLIVNPLDALIRPAKREWEQLQEGREIPGDDRATIEGILRELEAIREEERGALKDEKPRIAWEYADYLPACLAAVREGRPIREASYPRRLADDYFVSELDGALVRCTLLLPPGYSEGDSFPLIVLLPVGHEELFLPDFRDGFLSGVETGAVLATFSCRGVTMGGCIGEAAFLEGLDFICSRYRIDPGRITLTGYSNGASTAWALAEAYPDRFAAISVTAGVPYLPNLVNLQHLPILNLCGDEDYLLEEAYTLPAAALPGHHSGVLETGSNHWDTKGFHYLPFTLNWLLQHHKREDPPAVRFRSAIGRHRRSFWLEVTSYEAASAAELTGERTAPGTYAIATEGTGGFKLHPSQAGGRPVQAVIDGQRFTVPPGSAGELQFRKGTDGAWRQVSGTDILQADLPSHGTGILGIYNSGVDVLIPGEWGTEEEERAVRRALDVMARPKTATWDPVVYVDYPHLTLGPGFPRERLARRSWIWAGCGSSQLDWLRTEVPNGLRAELRVDGFGLGGRFYPGPYCVLFIQPNPLNPARKALFAFATSPELFGKHLFTRKLLLPGYGSGPHPYLSKEVILYSGGRLQAMNS, encoded by the coding sequence ATGACGGAAGTGGACAGGATGCCTGATCTGAATCGATTCACGGGAGAACCCATGCGGCTGACGAAGGCGTATGCCATCGGACCGGTCAGGAGCGGGCCGGCGATCCTCGGCAGGGTGAACCCGGAGGCTCCCGATTGGTGGAGCGGACGGCTGGAGGAAGAGAGACCGGACGCCTTGGAACTGACGGGACCCGGCGGAAGGATGGCGGCTCCCTGCCGGCGGCTGGATCGCATCGATCCGCGCAGCCGAGAGCTCGATCTGACAGGGTACCGCCTGGAAGAAGGGGAATCGTTATTCCTGGCGGCCCGGCTGCAGTGTGACCGGGACAGGAAACTGCTGTTCCGCTGTTTCGAGATCAAGGGGCGGATCTGGATCGGCGGCGAGCTCGTTTACTGCGACTCCGGGCCTTTTCTGATTCCCTTGTGCGAGGGGGAGCATGGGATTCTGATCGAATTCACCGAGCTGAGGGCAGACCGCTCGCTGCGGATCAGCGATCCGGAGGAGGAAGCGGCCCGGCAGCCCCATCCGCTGTATGAGGAATTCTTGAACCGTAATGTCCGCAGGCGGGCCGTCTTGGTACACGAATTCAAATCACTGGCGCAGGGGCCGGAGCATACGGTATTCCTGCTGGCGGCGGACCGGACGGAGGTGGATGACGGACAACCGGCGGCGCTGAACGTACGCAATGACCATGGCCGGGTGATCGCATCCTTGGAGCTGCCCTTCCACCGGGTCATCTCCGTCGATCTGGAGGGGCTGCGCTCCCTGACCCGGTCCCTGCTGTGCTTCGAGATCCGGTATGCGGATATCCAGGGCAATGGTCACAGCCTAAGTGCGCCCTTGATCGTTAATCCCCTGGATGCTCTGATTCGGCCGGCGAAACGGGAATGGGAGCAGCTCCAGGAGGGGCGGGAGATTCCGGGGGACGACCGGGCCACGATCGAGGGCATTCTGAGGGAGCTGGAGGCGATCCGGGAGGAGGAGCGCGGGGCGCTCAAAGACGAGAAGCCCCGCATCGCCTGGGAGTATGCGGACTATCTGCCGGCTTGCCTGGCGGCCGTGAGGGAGGGACGTCCCATCCGAGAGGCTTCGTATCCCCGCAGACTGGCTGACGATTATTTCGTCTCGGAGCTCGACGGTGCTCTTGTCCGCTGCACGCTGCTGCTCCCGCCCGGGTATTCGGAAGGGGATTCCTTCCCCCTTATCGTTCTACTGCCGGTGGGGCACGAGGAATTGTTCCTCCCCGACTTCCGGGACGGCTTCCTCAGTGGGGTGGAGACCGGTGCCGTGCTTGCAACCTTCTCGTGCCGGGGAGTCACAATGGGCGGCTGTATCGGCGAGGCCGCTTTCCTGGAGGGCCTTGACTTCATCTGCAGCCGCTATCGGATTGATCCGGGGCGCATCACCCTGACCGGCTATTCCAACGGGGCTTCCACCGCATGGGCGCTGGCTGAGGCTTATCCCGACCGGTTCGCCGCTATATCCGTTACCGCAGGTGTCCCTTATCTGCCGAATCTGGTGAATCTGCAGCATCTGCCCATTCTCAACCTGTGCGGGGATGAGGATTACCTGCTTGAAGAAGCCTACACCCTTCCGGCCGCCGCACTGCCCGGGCATCACTCCGGCGTGCTGGAGACCGGTTCGAATCACTGGGACACGAAGGGCTTTCATTACCTTCCGTTCACTCTGAACTGGCTTCTGCAGCACCATAAGCGGGAGGACCCGCCGGCGGTCCGATTCCGCTCCGCCATCGGAAGACACCGGCGCAGCTTCTGGCTGGAGGTGACCTCCTATGAGGCGGCATCGGCGGCCGAGCTCACCGGGGAGCGTACCGCCCCGGGAACGTATGCGATCGCTACCGAAGGGACCGGCGGCTTCAAGCTGCATCCGTCACAGGCCGGCGGCAGACCGGTGCAGGCCGTCATTGACGGACAGCGCTTCACCGTGCCGCCGGGTTCCGCAGGCGAGCTGCAGTTCAGGAAAGGGACGGACGGTGCTTGGCGGCAGGTAAGCGGGACGGACATTCTGCAGGCGGATCTCCCCTCTCATGGAACGGGGATTCTCGGGATATACAACTCCGGGGTGGACGTGCTGATCCCCGGCGAATGGGGGACCGAAGAGGAGGAGCGGGCCGTCCGCAGAGCTTTGGACGTGATGGCCCGTCCCAAGACGGCGACCTGGGATCCTGTGGTGTACGTCGATTACCCGCACCTGACCTTGGGACCGGGGTTCCCAAGGGAACGGCTGGCGCGCCGCAGTTGGATCTGGGCCGGCTGCGGAAGCTCTCAGCTGGACTGGCTGCGGACGGAGGTTCCGAACGGACTGCGTGCTGAGCTCCGGGTCGATGGCTTCGGCCTCGGAGGGCGCTTTTACCCGGGGCCGTACTGCGTGCTGTTCATTCAGCCGAACCCGCTCAACCCGGCCAGGAAAGCGCTGTTCGCGTTCGCTACCTCGCCGGAGCTGTTTGGGAAGCATCTGTTTACCCGCAAGCTGCTGCTCCCCGGCTACGGCAGCGGGCCCCATCCTTATCTGAGCAAGGAGGTGATCCTCTACTCGGGCGGTAGACTGCAAGCCATGAATAGTTAA
- a CDS encoding alpha/beta-type small acid-soluble spore protein — protein MANRRNSNTLVVQQAQQALDQLKYEVAQELGIQIPQDGYYGYMATRDTGAIGGHITRRLVQIAEQQLSGRSFR, from the coding sequence ATGGCTAACAGAAGAAACAGCAACACCTTGGTCGTTCAGCAAGCTCAACAGGCATTGGATCAGCTGAAGTATGAGGTCGCCCAGGAATTAGGTATTCAAATCCCGCAGGACGGTTACTACGGTTACATGGCAACCCGCGACACGGGTGCGATCGGGGGACACATTACCCGCCGCCTCGTGCAGATTGCCGAGCAGCAGCTCAGCGGCCGCTCTTTCCGTTAG
- a CDS encoding serine hydrolase domain-containing protein, whose amino-acid sequence MKRMNRLTELMQGFVEKGPAGCACSVSKEGELLYQDYAGYANLERREPITEDTVYRIFSMTKVVTCAAALILYERGRFLLNDPLHEYLPDFKNPQVFVPDSLEALSTVEAKRPIRVKDLFAMTSGLTYGGERTETERRVKQWLEGSRQRAEKLDARSLSRALAAIPLAFEPGTRWQYGFSHDVLGALIEVISGRTLGQFMQEEIFGPLGMKDTSFKLTAETQGRLCTHYNRAEDGTLTPSTQFDEPYGPDSRFESGGAGLLSTIGDYSRFAQMLALGGEWNGERILSSGTVRLMAANQLSPVQLQDYNWSYLEGFGYGLGVRTLMDPEAAGSNASVGEFGWSGLAGTWVMIDPKEKLSAVYMQQMLPNFEAVHQPRLRNVIYGALQ is encoded by the coding sequence GTGAAACGAATGAACCGTCTGACCGAACTGATGCAAGGCTTCGTGGAGAAGGGGCCGGCCGGATGTGCCTGCTCCGTATCCAAGGAGGGGGAGCTGCTCTACCAGGACTATGCCGGCTACGCGAATCTGGAGCGCCGGGAGCCCATCACGGAGGACACCGTGTACCGGATCTTCTCGATGACCAAGGTCGTCACCTGCGCCGCGGCGCTCATCCTGTATGAGCGGGGCCGCTTTCTGCTGAACGACCCGCTCCATGAGTATTTGCCCGACTTCAAGAATCCGCAGGTGTTCGTGCCGGACTCGTTGGAAGCGCTGTCCACCGTGGAGGCCAAGCGGCCGATCCGGGTCAAAGACCTGTTCGCGATGACCTCCGGCCTGACCTACGGGGGAGAGCGGACCGAGACGGAGCGCCGGGTGAAGCAGTGGCTGGAGGGGAGCCGGCAGCGTGCCGAGAAGCTCGATGCCCGCTCGCTCTCCCGGGCCCTGGCGGCGATCCCGCTGGCCTTCGAGCCCGGCACCCGCTGGCAGTACGGCTTCAGCCACGACGTGCTGGGGGCGCTCATCGAGGTGATCTCCGGCCGGACGCTGGGACAGTTCATGCAGGAGGAGATCTTTGGGCCCCTGGGCATGAAGGATACGTCCTTTAAGCTCACGGCTGAGACGCAGGGAAGATTGTGCACCCATTACAACCGGGCGGAGGACGGTACGCTCACTCCCAGCACGCAGTTTGATGAGCCGTACGGGCCGGACAGCCGCTTCGAGAGCGGCGGGGCGGGCCTGCTGTCGACGATCGGAGACTACTCGCGGTTTGCCCAGATGCTCGCGCTGGGTGGCGAGTGGAACGGGGAGCGAATCCTGAGTTCCGGCACGGTCCGCCTGATGGCCGCCAACCAGCTCAGCCCGGTGCAGCTGCAGGATTACAACTGGTCTTACCTCGAGGGCTTCGGTTACGGACTCGGCGTAAGGACCTTGATGGATCCCGAGGCAGCAGGCAGCAACGCCTCCGTCGGCGAATTCGGATGGAGCGGGCTTGCGGGCACCTGGGTGATGATCGACCCGAAGGAAAAGCTGTCCGCGGTGTACATGCAGCAGATGCTGCCGAACTTCGAAGCGGTGCATCAGCCGCGGCTGCGGAATGTAATCTATGGAGCGCTGCAGTAA
- a CDS encoding UbiD family decarboxylase has product MYRNLEECIIDLEQNGHLVRIKEEVDPYLEMAAIHLKVYEAGGPALLFEKVKGSKFRAVSNLFGTVERSKFIFRHTWEAAKNIVALRSDPMQALKHPLKHTGTGLAALKALPMKTSGGPAALQEIRISDLPLIQHWPMDGGAFITLPQVYSEDPDKPGIMNSNLGMYRVQLSGNEYELDQEIGLHYQIHRGIGVHQSKAVKKGEPLKVSIFVGGPPAHTLSAVMPLPEGLSEMTFAGLLAGRRFRYSYVDGYCISNDADFVITGEIYPGQTKPEGPFGDHLGYYSLTHEFPLMRIHKVFAKPNAVWPFTVVGRPPQEDTSFGELIHELTGDAISQEIPGVREVHAVDAAGVHPLLFAIGSERYTPYQQVKQPTELLTLANRILGTGQLSLAKYLFITAEEEQPLDSHKEAEFLAYILERIDLRRDLHFYTNTTIDTLDYSGMGLNYGSKVVIAAYGDKKRELCREVPDGFRDLRDFGHPELVMPGVVALQGPAFHSYEDAGQQLEALTAELAARGAAEGCPMIILCDDSAFLRADLSNFLWVTFTRSNPSHDIYGVNSEVRYKHWGCDSLIIDARTKPHQAPPLIPDPDVEKNIGRFFAQGGSLAGVKLR; this is encoded by the coding sequence ATGTACCGGAATTTAGAAGAATGCATCATCGATTTGGAACAAAACGGCCACTTGGTCCGGATCAAGGAGGAAGTCGACCCTTATCTGGAGATGGCCGCGATCCATCTGAAAGTCTATGAAGCGGGCGGTCCTGCGCTGCTGTTCGAGAAGGTCAAAGGGTCGAAGTTCCGCGCGGTTTCGAACCTGTTCGGCACGGTGGAGCGCAGCAAGTTTATTTTTCGCCATACGTGGGAAGCGGCGAAGAATATCGTCGCGCTGCGCAGCGATCCGATGCAGGCGCTGAAGCACCCGCTGAAGCATACCGGCACCGGGCTGGCGGCGCTGAAGGCGCTGCCGATGAAGACCTCGGGAGGCCCGGCGGCCCTGCAGGAGATCCGCATCTCGGATCTGCCGCTGATCCAGCATTGGCCGATGGACGGCGGAGCGTTCATCACGCTGCCGCAGGTGTATTCGGAGGATCCGGACAAGCCGGGGATCATGAACTCGAACCTGGGCATGTACCGTGTGCAGCTCAGCGGCAACGAATATGAGCTGGACCAGGAGATCGGCCTGCATTATCAGATTCACCGCGGGATCGGCGTACACCAGTCCAAGGCGGTCAAGAAGGGCGAGCCGCTCAAGGTCAGCATCTTCGTCGGCGGACCGCCGGCCCATACGCTGTCGGCCGTCATGCCGCTGCCGGAAGGACTCAGCGAGATGACCTTCGCCGGACTGCTGGCCGGCCGGCGCTTCCGCTACAGCTACGTTGACGGCTACTGCATTAGCAACGATGCCGATTTCGTCATCACCGGTGAGATTTATCCGGGCCAGACGAAGCCGGAAGGGCCGTTCGGTGACCATCTCGGCTACTACAGCCTGACGCATGAGTTCCCGCTGATGCGGATCCACAAGGTCTTTGCCAAGCCGAATGCGGTCTGGCCGTTCACGGTCGTCGGCCGTCCGCCGCAGGAGGATACGTCCTTCGGCGAGCTGATCCACGAGCTGACGGGCGACGCGATCTCGCAGGAGATCCCCGGCGTCCGTGAAGTCCATGCCGTGGACGCGGCCGGCGTGCATCCGCTGCTGTTCGCGATCGGAAGCGAGCGCTACACGCCGTACCAGCAGGTGAAGCAGCCGACCGAGCTGCTGACGCTCGCGAACCGGATTCTCGGGACAGGGCAGCTCAGCCTGGCGAAGTATTTGTTCATTACCGCCGAAGAGGAGCAGCCGCTCGACTCGCACAAGGAAGCGGAGTTTCTCGCCTACATCCTCGAGCGCATAGACCTGCGGCGGGACCTGCATTTTTATACGAATACGACCATCGATACGCTGGACTACTCCGGGATGGGGCTGAACTACGGCAGCAAAGTGGTCATCGCCGCCTACGGGGACAAGAAGCGGGAGTTGTGCCGGGAGGTGCCGGATGGGTTCAGGGACCTGCGCGACTTCGGACATCCCGAGCTCGTGATGCCGGGCGTGGTGGCCCTGCAGGGGCCAGCGTTCCACAGCTACGAGGACGCAGGGCAGCAGCTTGAGGCGCTGACGGCCGAACTGGCGGCGAGGGGGGCGGCGGAGGGCTGCCCGATGATCATCCTGTGCGACGACAGCGCCTTCCTGCGTGCGGACCTGAGCAACTTCTTGTGGGTGACCTTCACGCGGAGCAATCCGTCGCATGATATCTACGGCGTGAACAGTGAGGTGCGGTACAAGCACTGGGGCTGCGACAGCCTGATCATCGACGCCCGGACGAAGCCGCACCAGGCGCCTCCGCTGATTCCCGATCCGGATGTCGAGAAGAACATCGGGCGTTTCTTTGCCCAAGGAGGGAGTCTTGCCGGAGTGAAGCTGCGGTAA
- a CDS encoding glycosyl hydrolase family 8, with translation MEMTIQQASRGAFYTGEYRNVFRECGYTEEEIAGRVRQAWQDIFFGDENTRIYFESGADEAYMLDTGNLDVRTEGMSYGMMMAVQLDQKEVFDRLWKWSKTHMYMTEGLHAGYFAWSCSPDGSKRAYGPAPDGEEFFAMALFFASHRWGDGPEPFNYSEQARELLHTCLHRGEDGEGYPMWNPDNKLIKFIPECEYSDPSYHLPHFYELFALWANEEDRAFWKEAAAASRQYLHVALHPVTGLAPEYAHYDGTPNDERGYGHFFSDSYRVAANLGLDYEWFRADEWQVGAAERIQAFFADKSPEDYRRYTIAGEPFEEKSLHPVGLIATNAMASLAAAGPAARQMVELFWNTPVRTGERRYYDNCLYLFSLLALSGEYRIWAPAAAE, from the coding sequence ATGGAGATGACCATACAGCAGGCAAGCAGAGGAGCATTCTACACCGGGGAGTACCGCAATGTATTCAGGGAGTGCGGTTATACGGAAGAGGAGATCGCAGGCCGAGTCCGCCAGGCGTGGCAGGATATCTTCTTCGGGGATGAAAACACCCGGATCTATTTCGAGTCAGGCGCCGATGAAGCGTATATGCTCGATACGGGCAACCTCGACGTCCGGACGGAAGGCATGTCCTACGGCATGATGATGGCCGTGCAGCTGGACCAAAAAGAGGTCTTCGACCGCCTCTGGAAATGGTCCAAAACGCATATGTACATGACCGAAGGCCTGCATGCCGGCTACTTCGCCTGGTCCTGCAGCCCGGACGGTTCGAAGCGGGCCTATGGTCCGGCGCCGGACGGGGAGGAGTTCTTCGCAATGGCGCTGTTCTTCGCATCGCACCGCTGGGGCGACGGTCCGGAGCCGTTCAACTACAGCGAGCAGGCGCGGGAGCTGCTGCATACGTGCCTGCACCGAGGCGAGGATGGGGAAGGGTATCCGATGTGGAACCCGGACAACAAGCTCATCAAGTTCATCCCGGAGTGCGAGTATTCCGACCCGTCGTACCATCTGCCGCACTTCTACGAGCTGTTCGCCCTGTGGGCGAATGAGGAGGACCGGGCCTTCTGGAAGGAAGCGGCTGCGGCCAGCCGGCAGTACCTGCACGTCGCTCTGCACCCGGTTACCGGGCTGGCACCGGAGTATGCCCACTATGACGGCACCCCCAACGATGAGCGGGGCTACGGCCATTTCTTCAGCGATTCGTACCGGGTGGCGGCCAATCTCGGCCTTGATTATGAATGGTTCCGGGCGGACGAGTGGCAGGTGGGCGCGGCGGAGCGGATTCAGGCGTTCTTCGCGGACAAATCACCGGAGGACTACCGGAGATACACGATCGCAGGCGAACCGTTCGAGGAGAAATCCCTGCATCCGGTCGGCCTGATCGCGACCAATGCGATGGCTTCGCTCGCCGCGGCCGGACCTGCGGCGAGGCAGATGGTCGAGCTGTTCTGGAACACCCCGGTGCGCACCGGAGAGCGACGGTATTACGATAACTGTCTGTACCTGTTCAGCCTGCTCGCGCTCAGCGGAGAGTACCGGATTTGGGCTCCTGCCGCCGCGGAGTGA
- a CDS encoding acyl carrier protein, whose protein sequence is MEQRIIELIGELKKDPALADRLTPESSILKDSGMESLLITHFILRVEDEFGVEIDFDTFDLSHLDSIASFCGYIRQHLPETAESGR, encoded by the coding sequence ATGGAACAACGCATTATTGAGCTGATCGGCGAGCTGAAAAAAGACCCCGCACTTGCGGACCGGCTGACACCGGAATCGAGCATTCTGAAGGATTCGGGCATGGAATCGCTGCTGATCACCCATTTTATTCTGCGGGTGGAGGACGAATTCGGGGTGGAAATCGACTTTGATACCTTCGATCTGTCTCATTTGGATTCGATTGCCTCCTTCTGCGGATATATCCGGCAGCATCTGCCGGAGACGGCCGAGAGCGGGAGATAA